A DNA window from Enoplosus armatus isolate fEnoArm2 chromosome 9, fEnoArm2.hap1, whole genome shotgun sequence contains the following coding sequences:
- the LOC139290055 gene encoding complement C1q-like protein 2: MAFVTLLLLLLSLSHSAAADSEAGEVEVEVEVKEADVKQPSVQPDVWTEVRELRDLVVEQRAELKVLNSRLTSTERQLQELRAELQTLMKTEGPKVAFTAALTDSGLLGPFNTDTTIVYSNVFTNIGLAYNPFTGIFTAPVKGVYYFRFTGMDYRSEVHMGVALYKNGQRLLLTYEINVNNGYFEHMSNGVTLELQSGDVVYLRLPANKGLYDNNESHNTFSGFLLFTL; encoded by the exons ATGGCGTTTgtcactcttcttctcctcctcctcagtctgtcccactcagcagcagcagacagtgaggcgggggaggtggaggtggaggtggaggtgaaggaggCTGACGTCAAACAGCCGAGCGTCCAGCCTGACGTGTGGACGGAGGTGAGGGAGCTCAGAGACCTGGTGGTGGAGCAGAGAGCGGAGCTGAAGGTCCTGAACAGCAGACTGACgtccacagagagacagctgcaggagctgagagcagagctgcagaccCTCATGAAGACAG aGGGCCCAAAGGTGGCgttcactgctgctctgacagaTTCAGGACTGCTGGGACCCTTCAACACCGACACCACCATCGTCTACTCCAATGTCTTCACCAACATTGGCCTGGCCTACAACCCCTTCACAG GTATCTTCACAGCCCCCGTCAAAGGAGTCTACTACTTCAGGTTCACCGGCATGGATTACCGCTCTGAGGTGCACATGGGTGTGGCGTTATATAAGAACGGTCAGCGACTGCTGCTGACCTACGAGATCAACGTCAATAATGGATATTTTGAACACATGTCCAACGGAGTGACTCTGGAGCTGCAGAGCGGCGACGTCGTCTACCTGCGTCTCCCTGCGAACAAAGGACTTTACGACAACAACGAGAGCCACAACACCTTCAGCGGCTTCCTGCTTTTCACTTTGTAA